The following are encoded together in the Pelorhabdus rhamnosifermentans genome:
- a CDS encoding PAS domain-containing sensor histidine kinase — translation MTLLFISFFLSAFGLSVMFLVYAYIYTRYKEQYMALWAGSILTCLLQTLLDLLMLSGSISLLVLLCYQLLSIGSSLLLVWGTCVFVGRQIPKWWLGAAILCTVVSNCGVLLGWPFTIYALPTSTFYGSTYIWTGFILYKYLYISHLVRCITVIPFILLGLHHFDFPFLRTIEWLSPWAYALDAILRVSIGICMLMMYSQQVRELLLESEKNLYLLAENARAIIYRFCLYPVRHFDYVSPSLINITGFTPREFYDNPVLPLQLIHPDDKPLFKKFIRSFVSPTQSLAIRILCKDHSVKWVELQNVTITNNDGMVTSLEGIARDITNRKHLEKEMCRLEGLHIVGQMAANLAHEIRNPLTTIRGYLQLMYKKQFKRDQERTLMMLQEVDRINTIITEYLALCKDKRVSLKKQQLNTILTQLYPLILADAKSLNQNVILELGLLPPILIDENEIRQLLINLVRNGLEAMQPNQTLTIYTYMQDDYAILAVQDQGTGIPSDILDEIGTPFFTTKECGTGLGLSVCYTIIERHQASLYIDSSPSGSIFYVQFNIAQS, via the coding sequence TACTTGATCTTCTGATGTTATCTGGTTCAATTTCATTGCTGGTACTTTTGTGCTATCAACTATTGTCTATAGGCAGTAGCTTGTTACTTGTTTGGGGTACATGTGTATTTGTGGGTAGACAAATTCCCAAATGGTGGTTAGGTGCGGCTATATTGTGTACAGTGGTAAGCAACTGTGGCGTCTTATTAGGCTGGCCTTTCACTATTTATGCATTACCGACGTCTACCTTTTACGGGAGCACTTACATTTGGACAGGCTTCATTCTCTATAAGTATCTGTACATTAGTCATTTAGTCAGATGCATCACCGTCATTCCCTTTATATTATTGGGATTACACCATTTTGACTTTCCTTTCCTACGAACTATCGAATGGCTTTCGCCATGGGCTTATGCGCTCGACGCCATTTTGCGTGTATCAATTGGCATCTGTATGCTTATGATGTACTCTCAACAGGTAAGAGAATTATTATTGGAAAGTGAAAAGAACCTTTATTTGTTGGCGGAAAATGCTAGAGCTATCATTTATCGCTTTTGCCTGTATCCTGTGCGACACTTTGATTATGTAAGTCCGTCATTGATCAACATAACAGGATTTACGCCACGGGAATTTTATGACAACCCAGTTTTACCGCTACAATTAATTCATCCTGATGACAAGCCTTTGTTTAAAAAATTCATTCGCTCATTTGTTTCTCCTACACAGTCCTTAGCTATACGAATACTATGCAAAGATCATTCCGTGAAATGGGTTGAGTTACAAAACGTTACTATTACAAACAATGATGGAATGGTAACCTCATTAGAAGGTATTGCCCGTGATATTACTAATCGAAAGCATTTGGAAAAAGAGATGTGTCGCCTGGAAGGTCTTCATATTGTTGGTCAAATGGCTGCCAATCTAGCTCATGAAATTCGCAATCCATTAACGACAATACGTGGCTATTTGCAACTGATGTATAAAAAACAATTTAAAAGGGATCAAGAACGCACACTCATGATGTTACAGGAAGTGGATCGAATCAACACGATTATTACCGAATATCTGGCACTTTGTAAGGATAAAAGAGTTTCGCTAAAGAAACAACAGTTAAATACGATTCTTACGCAATTATATCCACTTATTTTAGCAGATGCGAAGAGTCTTAATCAAAATGTTATTTTAGAGTTAGGCTTGCTGCCGCCAATTTTGATTGATGAAAATGAAATTCGGCAGTTGTTGATTAATCTCGTACGTAATGGTTTAGAAGCTATGCAACCCAACCAAACATTAACAATTTACACCTATATGCAAGATGATTATGCTATTCTGGCTGTCCAAGACCAGGGAACTGGAATTCCTTCCGATATCTTAGATGAAATTGGTACGCCTTTTTTTACCACTAAAGAATGCGGCACAGGCCTTGGGCTTTCCGTTTGTTATACCATTATCGAACGTCATCAGGCATCGTTATATATTGATAGTAGCCCGTCGGGTTCTATTTTTTACGTGCAATTTAATATCGCTCAATCTTAA